CACCGTGCCGGGGCCGGCGGCCACCCGGGGCAGCAGCGGACTCGGCGCGGTGACCCGCAGCAACTCGTCGACCAGGATGTCCCGGATGTCGGCGTCGGCGGCCCGGTCCCAGAGCCGGTCGTCGACACACCAGGCGACTGCCCGGGGAATCCCGGCCACGGTGGTGTTGACCGCCGCGACGGCCAGCATGCCGGCTAGGGCGGCCCGCTCCGGGGGCAGGCCGAGCAGGTCGGCCAGGTCGGTGACGGCCCGCCGGGCGGCGCGGGCGCGGCCCGGTAGGCGCGGGCCGGGTAGCTGCTCGGCGGCGGCCGTGGCGGCGGCGTGGCGGGCGGCGTCGGCCAGGATGACCGGATCGACGTCGACCCCGAGCAGCGCCGCCGTGGTCGCGCCGGCCAGCTCGGCCACCACCGGGACCAGGTCCACCGCCGCGCCGTCGCCCAGTGGGGCCAGCCGCCGCCGCAGCACCGCCGTCCAGACCGGACGGAGTTCGGCCACGCCGGCCGGGCCGAGTCCGTCGGTGAGTGACCGGCGGGCCTGCCGGTGGCCGGCGCCCTCCTGGTCGAAGAGGAGGCCGTCGGTGCCGAGCCGGCGGGCGGTCCCGCCGACGGTGCCGGTGGCGAGCCGGTCCAGCGGGATCCGGGTCAGCGCCTCGAGGTAGCCGTCCGGGTCGTGCACCAGCACGGTCCGCCCGAGGCGCAGCGCCGGCCAGCGGCGGGTGGCCGCGAGCAGGGTGAACAGCACCGGGTAGCGACGCAGGTAGACCCGCCGGTCGCGGCGTCGTCCCCGACCCGGCGCGGAGGGCCGCTGGTCGGTGGGGGCGGTCCGGTCAGCCACGACGGTTTCGCCGGCCGGTCGGGGTGGGGTCCGGTCAGCCACGACGGTACCGCCGGCCGGTCGCAGCGGGGTCGGCGGCGTGTGCGGCGGCCAGGGCGGCTGCGGCGGCCCGGTCCGGCTTGCGGGACCGGCCGGAGGTCGGCACCGGCGCGACGACCAGCGCGTCGGGGCGGGCGGCGCCCATCCGGTCCAGCACCGGGTCGAGGATCCGGCGCAGCCGGTCCGGGTCCACCCCCGGCTCGGGTTCGACCACCGCGACGAGCCGTTCGTCGCCGTCGCCGGCCGGTACGCCGACCAGCACCGCCAGGTTGACCCCGGGCACGTGCAGCGCCGGCTCGTACAGCCCGGGGTAGATGTTCTCCGCGCCGCGCAGGATCATGTCCTTGCTCCGGCCGGCCAGGACGATCCGGTCGCCGTCGAGCCGGGCGACGTCACCGGTGTCCACCCAGTCGGCCGGCGGCTCGCCGAGGTAGCGGTGCGCCTGTCCCGGGCCGGCGAGCAGGAGCCGACCGTCCGGCCCGATCCGGGTCCGTACCCCCGGCAGCGGTGTCCCGACGAGGTCGCCGTCGCCGTCGAAGGCGGCCTTCTCGCCGGCCTCGACGGCGGCGGCGGGGAAGAGTTCGGTCAGCGCGTACACCCCCCAGGCCTGCTCCGCGCCGGCCCGCCGGACCCGGTCCAGCAGGGTGGCGCTGACCGGGGCGGAGCCACTGTAGAACCGGCCGCCGAGCCGGGGACGATGGGCCAGCAGCGTCCGGAGCTGCGGCGGAGTGAGGTAGGTGGCCTGCGCGCGCAGCCGGGCCACCTGCCGGGCGAGCAGCCGGGACGACCGGGCGGGCAGGGCGACCGGGGCGCCGCTGGCCAGGGCGGGCACCAGGACGAAGAACGTGCCGCCGAGCACCGGCTGGTCCGGTCGCGGCTGTACCAGGTCGGCGACGGCGCGCATGCCGGCGTCCAGGCTGGCCCGGCGGTGGACCACCGCCCGGGGCCGGCTGGTGGTGCCGGAGGTAAAGACGATCACCGCGTCGCCGTCGTCGTCCCCGTGGTCGGGGGTCGGTCCGGAACGGAGGCGCAGCGGCGGGGCGCAGCCGGGCAGCCGACGGCCGACGGTGCGCACCGGGCCCAGGTCGGTCAGCCGGGGCAGGGCCAGTCGGGCCCGGCCGGCCAGCGGTCGGGCCCAGCCGGCGACCGCCTGGGCGGCGGCGTCGGCGACGACCAGGGCCGGCCGGGCCAGGGCCAGCCGGGCGGTGAGCACGTCCGGGCCGGCGCTGGGGTCGAGGACCGCCACCCGCAGCCCGAGCCGGTGCGCGGCGAGCAGGACCGCCAGCGAACGAGGGCCGGGGAGGACCGCCACCCCGAGGGTGTCCCCGGCGGCCAGTCCGTGGTGGTGCAGGGCGGCGGCGTACCCGTCGGCGAGGTCGGCCAGGTCACCCCGGGTGGCCCGGACGCGGGGACGGCCGGACGTCGCGGCGGTGAGCACCGCCGGACGGTCCGGGTGGCGGCGCAGGGTGGCGGCCAGGTGGTCGAGCACGGGTTCTCCGGTGGGGCGAGGGACGGTGGGTCAGCGGGGTCGGGGGTGAGCTGGCCGCTGCCCCGGTCCAGGTACCAGGCGGCGGTGCGGACCAGCCCGTACGCGCGCAGCCGTCGGGTCGAGTTCTCCACCACCATCGTGCGGTCGTGGACGATGGCGTCGGTGACCCGGCGGACCCGGTTCAGGAACTCCCGGTCGGTCGGGGACGGCCGGCGGGGCATCCCGCCGACAGCGAGGTAGGCCGACGCGGTGATGGCCATGTTGTTGCCCGCGTGCATCCGGTAGGGGGCCTGGTAGCCGGCATCCCGGTGCGCCGGACGCAGCCGTCCGAAGGTGGCGGCGACGGTGACCAGGCACCGGAAGCCGGCCCGGCCGATCGGCCCGTGCTCGTCGCGGCGGGCCTCGATTCGGCCGCAGGCCAGGTCCACGCCGCCGGTCAGGGTACGCCGGGCGGCGGCCACCCAGCCGGGTCGGGGCAGGCAGTCGGCGTCGGTACGGGCGAGCAGGGTGGCGCCGTGCGCGATGGCGTACCGGAACCCGGTGTCGACGGCCGCACCGACGCCCTTCTGCCGCTCCTCGACCAGCCGGGTCGGCACCGGCGACCGGGCCGCGAACCGCCGGACCACGTCGGCGGTGCCGTCGGTGGAGGCGTTGTCCACCACCAGCAGGGTGAAGTCCCGGTCGGTCTGCCCGGCCAGCGCGTCCAGGGTGGCCCCGATCCGGTCGGCCTCGTCGAAGGCGGGTACCACCACCCAGAGCGCGGTCATGACTTCTCCCAGACGAGGGTCATCAGGCTGACCCCGCCGCCGAGGCCGATGAAGAGCACCCGCTCACCGGGGCGCAGTCCGGGCGCGACGCGGGCGAGCTGGACGCCGAGCGTGGCGCTGGCCAGGTTGCCCAGCTCGGCGACGGTGACCTCGAGCTTGTCCTTCGGCACGCCGGTCACCTCGACGAACCGGTCGAGGTAGGGCACGGTCACCTGGTGGACCAGGATCCGGGCGTAGTCGGCCCAGTCGAGGCCGGTGCGGTGCCGGACCCGGTGCAGGATGTCCGGGCCAATCTTCTCGAAGACGTCCCGCAGGGTCCCGCCGTCCCCGGTGAAATAGGTGTGCTCGTCGCCCCGGGGGTGCCGGGAGCCGCCGCCGGGGATGCCGCCCACCGTCCAGTGCTCGGACCACGTCTCGGTGTCGACGTCGAGGATGCCGCCCCGCTCGACTGGCTCCACCAGCACGGCCGCGCCCGCGTCGCCGAAGGTGTAGCCGGCGAAGGCGCGGCGGGCCTGCGCCAGGTCGCTGATCCGGGTCCGCATCGCCCGGGTCGGGGTCTCCCCGGTCACCACCAGGGCGCGTCGGGCGCGGCCAGCGAGGATGCTGGACCGGGCCAGGTCGATGCCGTTGAGGAAGCTGTTGCAGGCGTTGGTGACGTCCAGCGCGTGGGCGTGGCCGCCGAGTTCGGCCTGCACGATGTGGGCGGTGGCCGGTTCGGCCACGTCCCGGGTGGCGGAGGCGAACAGCAGTAGGTCCACCTCCGCCGGCTCCCGGCCAGCGGCGGCGAGCGCCTGCCGGGCGGCGCGGACCGCGAGGGTCGAGGCGTACTCGTCGTCGGCGGCGACCCGGCGGGAGCCGATCCCGGTCATCCGGGCCAGCAGCCCGTCCGGCAGGGACAGATCACTGGCCTCGGCGATCCGGCGCTGGAGCTCGGCGGTGGGCACGACCTGGTCGGGCAGGCTCGCGCCGACCGCGGTGATGCCCACCCGTTCCCGGGGTCGGTCGAGGGGTGGCATGGGGTCGGTCATGCCCTGAGCTTGCCCAACGCCGCTGGCGGGCGGATGAGTAGGGGTGCTCATGTCCACCCGCCAGCGGACGCCGGATCAGCGCAAACCGGGCGGCCGGGCAGGAGTCACCCCGGCCGCCCGGCGTCAACGGGCCGCCCGACGCGCGGGCGGCGGCCTCAGCACCAGCCGTTGACCGGGCCGTTCAGGCCGGTCCACATGAAGGCGTCGCTCACCCAGGTGCCGTCGCTGAGCCGGTTCCACAGCGCGGTGGAGCCCCATCGGCCGGTGTGCGTGGTGCCGTTACGCGAGCAGGAGATGGTCACCGTCGCGCCGTCGCCGACCGAACCGGCGATCGCGTAGCCGGTACCGGGGCCGGTGCGCTTGTTCACCGTGCCGCCACCGTTGGCGTCGATGATGCCCTGGTTGAAGCCGAGCACGCCGTAGTTGTACAGTCCGCCGCCGGTGTTGACCCGCGCCGACCCGTGCAGGGCGTACCCCTGGTAGGCGGAGCTGCCCCGCATGAGCACCCACTTGCCCAGGCTGTGGTCGTGGATCTGCACGTACGCGCTGTTCTGCCGCAGGCCGAAGTGCACGTGCCGGCCGGAGGCGGAGCCGCCGCAGGTGACGTCGGTGCCGGTGTCGCCCAGGTAGGCGCCCTCGCCGACGCTCGCGCCGTTGACGTTGATGCTGTTCCACAGATGGTAGTAGTCGGTGGAGTAGCCCCGGTCGTGGATGACCCGGATCCAGCCCCGGCACATGGTGTAGGCGGTGCCGCCGCGCGCGGCGAGCACCCGCTGGTCGCCGCCGGCCAGGTCGATCGAGCTGTACGGCAGTTCGCCGCCGCCCCACCCGTGCGGCCCGCCGGTGTAGTACCACGTCTGGCCGACCGCGTACGGCAGGCGCATGCCGGTGCGGAAGTCGCCGTTGGCGAGCATCGTGCCCGGCGACGGCGCGGCGAACACCTTCTTCTCCTGGGCCGACACGACGGTGGACGGGGCGTCCTCGGCGAGCTCGGCGAAGGCGGCCTCGCCGTCGAAGGCGACCTGCCAGCCGGAGCGGTCCCGGTGGGCGACGAAGACCGAGCCCTTCGGGTACGCGTCCTCCTCGTGGGGGGCCACGACGACGGCGGTCCCGAAGGCCCAGTTCCGGCCGTCGCGCCGGGCGACGGTGACCCGGGTGTCGTCCGCGTCGGCGGTGCGCAGGTGCGGGTCGGCGGTGACGGACGCCTGGCCGAGCAGTCGGGCGGTCACTGCCTCGGTGACGTCACCGGCCGGGGCGGCTGTCGCGGCGGTGGCCGGGGCGGCGGCGAGGAGGACGACGGCGGACAGCAGGGCTGCCCGGACCGGGCCTCGGACGTTTCTCCAGGACACAGGAACCCCCATCAGTGGACATCGACGAATTCGATCAGGTTGAGGGGACGGTACCGATGTCATCGAAGTCTGTCCATACGCGCGATGGGGTCGAACCTCCGGACGGCCCCAGGGTGGCAGCAGGTAGCGCCACCGACCACACCTAACTTGAGGGCCTGTCAAACTACCTACGGTCACTGTCGCCAGCCATCACATGGCCGAGTGACGACCGGCAAACGCCACCCGGCCACAGGGATTTGGCAAATGCTGCTGCTTACCGACGGCAACCGGTCACTCAACTTTGAGTTCGTCGAGCCGATCAACAGCGGATTGCTCCTCCAGTTCATCTCCAATCACTTTAAGTCGTTCATAAAAATGTCGCGACATAGCAAGTGAATCCTCAAAGATCCAGGAGCAGAGGGCATCGAAAGCCAGCCCCAGCTCCCCAACCTGCACCAACTCAAGGACATCGGTTCTGACATTGCTAGACGTGAT
The nucleotide sequence above comes from Micromonospora pallida. Encoded proteins:
- a CDS encoding cytochrome P450, which encodes MADRTAPTDQRPSAPGRGRRRDRRVYLRRYPVLFTLLAATRRWPALRLGRTVLVHDPDGYLEALTRIPLDRLATGTVGGTARRLGTDGLLFDQEGAGHRQARRSLTDGLGPAGVAELRPVWTAVLRRRLAPLGDGAAVDLVPVVAELAGATTAALLGVDVDPVILADAARHAAATAAAEQLPGPRLPGRARAARRAVTDLADLLGLPPERAALAGMLAVAAVNTTVAGIPRAVAWCVDDRLWDRAADADIRDILVDELLRVTAPSPLLPRVAAGPGTVAGCPVRAGDRLLLVARHAAGAHRSGPDCAAPAPTRTARLVFGAGAHSCPGARLARAQLADTLAALAPYWPVVVRARADGRAALPGWARLVIRAGT
- a CDS encoding class I adenylate-forming enzyme family protein, yielding MLTAATSGRPRVRATRGDLADLADGYAAALHHHGLAAGDTLGVAVLPGPRSLAVLLAAHRLGLRVAVLDPSAGPDVLTARLALARPALVVADAAAQAVAGWARPLAGRARLALPRLTDLGPVRTVGRRLPGCAPPLRLRSGPTPDHGDDDGDAVIVFTSGTTSRPRAVVHRRASLDAGMRAVADLVQPRPDQPVLGGTFFVLVPALASGAPVALPARSSRLLARQVARLRAQATYLTPPQLRTLLAHRPRLGGRFYSGSAPVSATLLDRVRRAGAEQAWGVYALTELFPAAAVEAGEKAAFDGDGDLVGTPLPGVRTRIGPDGRLLLAGPGQAHRYLGEPPADWVDTGDVARLDGDRIVLAGRSKDMILRGAENIYPGLYEPALHVPGVNLAVLVGVPAGDGDERLVAVVEPEPGVDPDRLRRILDPVLDRMGAARPDALVVAPVPTSGRSRKPDRAAAAALAAAHAADPAATGRRYRRG
- a CDS encoding 3-oxoacyl-ACP synthase III family protein; amino-acid sequence: MTDPMPPLDRPRERVGITAVGASLPDQVVPTAELQRRIAEASDLSLPDGLLARMTGIGSRRVAADDEYASTLAVRAARQALAAAGREPAEVDLLLFASATRDVAEPATAHIVQAELGGHAHALDVTNACNSFLNGIDLARSSILAGRARRALVVTGETPTRAMRTRISDLAQARRAFAGYTFGDAGAAVLVEPVERGGILDVDTETWSEHWTVGGIPGGGSRHPRGDEHTYFTGDGGTLRDVFEKIGPDILHRVRHRTGLDWADYARILVHQVTVPYLDRFVEVTGVPKDKLEVTVAELGNLASATLGVQLARVAPGLRPGERVLFIGLGGGVSLMTLVWEKS
- a CDS encoding peptidase M23, whose product is MSWRNVRGPVRAALLSAVVLLAAAPATAATAAPAGDVTEAVTARLLGQASVTADPHLRTADADDTRVTVARRDGRNWAFGTAVVVAPHEEDAYPKGSVFVAHRDRSGWQVAFDGEAAFAELAEDAPSTVVSAQEKKVFAAPSPGTMLANGDFRTGMRLPYAVGQTWYYTGGPHGWGGGELPYSSIDLAGGDQRVLAARGGTAYTMCRGWIRVIHDRGYSTDYYHLWNSINVNGASVGEGAYLGDTGTDVTCGGSASGRHVHFGLRQNSAYVQIHDHSLGKWVLMRGSSAYQGYALHGSARVNTGGGLYNYGVLGFNQGIIDANGGGTVNKRTGPGTGYAIAGSVGDGATVTISCSRNGTTHTGRWGSTALWNRLSDGTWVSDAFMWTGLNGPVNGWC
- a CDS encoding MafI family immunity protein yields the protein MDFRQAQAGILALLDESPITSSNVRTDVLELVQVGELGLAFDALCSWIFEDSLAMSRHFYERLKVIGDELEEQSAVDRLDELKVE